One window of Trifolium pratense cultivar HEN17-A07 linkage group LG5, ARS_RC_1.1, whole genome shotgun sequence genomic DNA carries:
- the LOC123883787 gene encoding TMV resistance protein N-like isoform X1 codes for MMTPKLKYDVFVSFRGQDTRNNFADHLFAAFQRKGILAFRDDTKIQKGESIAPELLRAIEGSEIFIVIFSKHYASSTWCLRELESILHCSQVSGRRVLPVFYDVDPSDVRHQKGSYAEDLAKHEERFQHDSDLVQRWREALTQVANYSGWDMRHKAQNAEIEKIAEEIMNILLGHKFSYLPKDLIGINLPIEKVVNLLLLDSLDDVRVVGICGMGGVGKTTLATALFGQISHQFDARCYIDDLSKIYRHDGPIGAQKQILHQTLGGEPFQICNLYDTANLIQSRLRRLRALIILDNVDKVDQLDKLAVNREWLGAGSRIIIISRDEHILKAYGVDAVYKVPLLNETNSVQLFCRKAFKLDNILSSYEGLVNGILHYAKGLPLAIKILGSFLFGRDISEWKSALSRLRESPNKDVMDVLQLSFDGLEELEKEIFLDIACFFNGCQESYVKKVLNCCGFHADIGLRVLIDKSLLSISDDQIIIMHSLLAELGKNIVQEISTKESRKWTRVWLHKQLQNVMLENVERKVEAIIFYRFSTETDKFIMGETLSKMSHLRLLILRNRIILGNLSYLSNELRYVEWDRYPFKYLPPCFHPNQLVELNLKYSSIKQLWKDKKYLPNLRRLDLTYSKNLRKMPDFGDIPNLEELDLTGCIKLVEIDPSIGVLKKLDYLSLKDCKNLRKMPDFGDIPNLEELDLTGCIKLVEIDPSIGVLKKLYYLSLKDCKNLVNIPNNIFGLTSLQYLNLSGCPKMNKNPIPRQSRTSFWKRTTIGLRSFYGYHEGLASSLLPSFLSLYCLSEVDISFCGLSQLPSAIGCLRQLVRLNISGNNFVILPNLKELSNLEYLNLQHCMLLESLPQLPFPTLFDITTKRNTTLKHMKNFCERKVGLVIFNCPKLGESEYCDNIAFSWMTQFIWARQQSSSAFFYGSLIDIVIPRSEIPIWFKNQSESGSIRMELSTIMNNNCIGIACCVVFSVEPSDRTVEASDSNSGIIYEFRNNSNRLYWNDGIGVILERGLILVKSNHMYLFYIPKRSFFNIMKSIDHPHMNLDDIIFKAFISDYNGKGRDSEVQHCGYRLVYEHDLQDLNLTMMHPENLSTHKGKFLAIENEAQP; via the exons atgaTGACACCGAAATTGAAGTATGATGTTTTTGTTAGCTTTAGAGGTCAAGACACACGCAACAATTTCGCGGATCATCTTTTTGCTGCCTTTCAAAGAAAAGGAATTTTAGCATTCAGAGATGATACTAAGATTCAGAAAGGGGAATCCATAGCACCTGAACTCCTTCGTGCAATTGAAGGATCTGAGATTTTCATTGTGATCTTCTCAAAACACTATGCTTCTTCAACATGGTGCTTGCGAGAATTGGAATCTATCCTTCATTGTAGTCAAGTTTCTGGAAGACGTGTTCTTCCTGTTTTCTATGATGTTGATCCTTCTGATGTGAGACATCAAAAAGGAAGTTATGCTGAAGACCTTGCCAAACATGAGGAAAGATTTCAACATGACTCAGATTTAGTGCAAAGATGGAGGGAAGCTTTAACACAAGTCGCCAATTACTCTGGTTGGGATATGCGTCATAA GGCTCAAAATGCAGAGATTGAAAAGATTGCTGAAGAGATAATGAATATATTATTGGGTCACAAATTTTCATATCTTCCAAAAGATTTAATTGGGATAAATTTACCTATTGAGAAAGTAGTAAATCTATTACTTTTAGACTCACTTGATGATGTTCGGGTTGTAGGAATTTGTGGGATGGGTGGAGTAGGGAAGACAACTCTTGCTACTGCTTTATTTGGTCAAATCTCTCATCAATTTGATGCTCGTTGTTATATTGATGATCTAAGCAAAATATATAGACATGATGGTCCAATTGGTGCACAAAAGCAAATCCTACACCAAACTCTTGGTGGGGAACCCTTTCAGATATGCAATCTCTATGACACGGCTAACTTGATACAAAGTAGGCTTCGTCGCCTGCGAGCACTTATAATTCTTGACAATGTTGATAAAGTTGATCAACTCGATAAGTTAGCCGTGAATCGTGAATGGTTAGGTGCAGGGAGTAGAATCATTATAATTTCTAGAGATGAGCATATCTTGAAAGCATATGGAGTGGATGCAGTTTACAAAGTTCCACTCTTGAATGAGACTAACTCCGTTCAATTATTTTGTCGAAAAGCTTTCAAACTTGACAATATTTTGAGTAGTTATGAGGGGTTGGTCAATGGCATACTACATTATGCCAAAGGCTTACCACTAGCAATTAAAATATTGGGTTCATTTTTGTTTGGTCGAGATATATCTGAATGGAAAAGTGCATTGTCTAGATTGAGAGAAAGTCCAAACAAAGATGTCATGGATGTGTTACAATTAAGTTTTGATGGGTTGGAGGAATTGgaaaaagaaatatttcttGATATTGCTTGTTTTTTCAATGGGTGCCAGGAGAGTTATGTcaaaaaagttctaaattgCTGTGGATTTCATGCTGATATTGGTTTAAGAGTTCTAATTGATAAATCACTTCTAAGCATATCTGACGATCAAATTATAATAATGCATAGTTTGTTAGCAGAGTTGGGCAAAAACATTGTCCAAGAAATTTCAACCAAAGAATCAAGAAAGTGGACGAGGGTGTGGCTCCACAAACAACTCCAAAATGTTATGTTAGAGAATGTG GAAAGGAAGGTTGAAgccataattttttatagattttcaACGGAAACAGACAAATTTATCATGGGTGAAACATTGTCAAAAATGAGTCATCTTAGATTGCTCATATTGAGGAACAGAATTATTTTAGGAAACCTCAGCTACCTCTCTAATGAGTTAAGATATGTGGAGTGGGATAGGTATCCTTTCAAGTATTTGCCGCCATGTTTTCATCCCAATCAACTTGTTGAATTGAACTTGAAGTATAGCAGCATCAAACAACTATGGAAAGATAAGAAG TATTTGCCCAATTTGAGAAGGTTGGATCTAACTTACTCAAAAAATCTAAGAAAGATGCCAGATTTTGGGGATATTCCAAACCTTGAGGAGCTAGATCTTACAGGTTGTATAAAGCTTGTGGAAATAGATCCATCTATCGGGGTTCTAAAAAAGCTTGATTACTTAAGTTTGAAAGATTGCAAAAATCTAAGAAAGATGCCAGATTTTGGGGATATTCCAAACCTTGAGGAGCTAGATCTTACAGGTTGTATAAAGCTTGTGGAAATAGATCCATCTATCGGGGTTCTAAAAAAGCTTTATTACTTAAGTTTGAAAGATTGCAAAAATCTAGTAAACATACCAAACAACATATTTGGTCTCACCTCTCTTCAATATCTAAATCTTTCGGGGTGTCCCAAAATGAATAAGAATCCAATTCCAAGGCAATCAAGAACTTCCTTCTGGAAACGGACCACAATTGGTTTACGTTCCTTTTACGGTTATCATGAAGGTTTAGCAAGTTCTTTGCTGCCTTCTTTTCTTAGCTTATATTGTTTGAGTGAAGTTGATATCAGTTTCTGTGGTCTAAGCCAACTCCCAAGTGCAATTGGATGTCTACGTCAACTCGTAAGATTAAATATAAGTGGGAACAATTTTGTGATACTACCTAACCTGAAGGAGCTTTCCAACCTTGAATATTTAAACTTACAGCATTGCATGCTTTTGGAATCTTTGCCTCAGCTTCCTTTTCCTACTCTTTTTGATATTACGACAAAACGTAATACCACTTTGAAGCATATGAAAAACTTTTGTGAGAGGAAAGTTGGACTGGTCATTTTCAATTGTCCTAAGTTGGGTGAGAGTGAATATTGTGATAACATTGCATTTTCATGGATGACACAATTCATTTGGGCAAGACAGCAGTCCTCTAGTGCCTTCTTTTATgggagtttaattgatattgttATTCCTAGAAGTGAAATACCAATTTGGTTCAAAAATCAGAGCGAGAGTGGTTCAATAAGAATGGAACTATCTACCATTATGAACAATAATTGCATTGGCATTGCTTGTTGTGTGGTATTTTCTGTTGAACCTTCTGATCGAACTGTCGAAGCTTCTGATAGTAATTCGGGTATAATTTATGAATTTCGTAATAATAGTAATAGATTGTATTGGAATGATGGTATTGGTGTAATTTTAGAAAGAGGTCTTATTCTGGTCAAATCAAATCACATGTACCTATTCTATATTCCTAAGAGATCATTCTTTAATATTATGAAGTCGATTGACCATCCTCACATGAATCTTGATGATATCATTTTCAAAGCTTTCATTTCTGATTATAATGGCAAAGGTCGTGATTCGGAGGTGCAGCATTGTGGGTATCGTTTGGTATATGAACATGATCTACAAGACTTGAACTTAACAATGATGCATCCCGAAAATCTGTCAACTCATAAGGGCAAGTTTTTGGCAATTGAAAATGAGGCACAACCATGA
- the LOC123883787 gene encoding disease resistance protein RUN1-like isoform X3, with protein MMTPKLKYDVFVSFRGQDTRNNFADHLFAAFQRKGILAFRDDTKIQKGESIAPELLRAIEGSEIFIVIFSKHYASSTWCLRELESILHCSQVSGRRVLPVFYDVDPSDVRHQKGSYAEDLAKHEERFQHDSDLVQRWREALTQVANYSGWDMRHKAQNAEIEKIAEEIMNILLGHKFSYLPKDLIGINLPIEKVVNLLLLDSLDDVRVVGICGMGGVGKTTLATALFGQISHQFDARCYIDDLSKIYRHDGPIGAQKQILHQTLGGEPFQICNLYDTANLIQSRLRRLRALIILDNVDKVDQLDKLAVNREWLGAGSRIIIISRDEHILKAYGVDAVYKVPLLNETNSVQLFCRKAFKLDNILSSYEGLVNGILHYAKGLPLAIKILGSFLFGRDISEWKSALSRLRESPNKDVMDVLQLSFDGLEELEKEIFLDIACFFNGCQESYVKKVLNCCGFHADIGLRVLIDKSLLSISDDQIIIMHSLLAELGKNIVQEISTKESRKWTRVWLHKQLQNVMLENVERKVEAIIFYRFSTETDKFIMGETLSKMSHLRLLILRNRIILGNLSYLSNELRYVEWDRYPFKYLPPCFHPNQLVELNLKYSSIKQLWKDKKYLPNLRRLDLTYSKNLRKMPDFGDIPNLEELDLTGCIKLVEIDPSIGVLKKLYYLSLKDCKNLVNIPNNIFGLTSLQYLNLSGCPKMNKNPIPRQSRTSFWKRTTIGLRSFYGYHEGLASSLLPSFLSLYCLSEVDISFCGLSQLPSAIGCLRQLVRLNISGNNFVILPNLKELSNLEYLNLQHCMLLESLPQLPFPTLFDITTKRNTTLKHMKNFCERKVGLVIFNCPKLGESEYCDNIAFSWMTQFIWARQQSSSAFFYGSLIDIVIPRSEIPIWFKNQSESGSIRMELSTIMNNNCIGIACCVVFSVEPSDRTVEASDSNSGIIYEFRNNSNRLYWNDGIGVILERGLILVKSNHMYLFYIPKRSFFNIMKSIDHPHMNLDDIIFKAFISDYNGKGRDSEVQHCGYRLVYEHDLQDLNLTMMHPENLSTHKGKFLAIENEAQP; from the exons atgaTGACACCGAAATTGAAGTATGATGTTTTTGTTAGCTTTAGAGGTCAAGACACACGCAACAATTTCGCGGATCATCTTTTTGCTGCCTTTCAAAGAAAAGGAATTTTAGCATTCAGAGATGATACTAAGATTCAGAAAGGGGAATCCATAGCACCTGAACTCCTTCGTGCAATTGAAGGATCTGAGATTTTCATTGTGATCTTCTCAAAACACTATGCTTCTTCAACATGGTGCTTGCGAGAATTGGAATCTATCCTTCATTGTAGTCAAGTTTCTGGAAGACGTGTTCTTCCTGTTTTCTATGATGTTGATCCTTCTGATGTGAGACATCAAAAAGGAAGTTATGCTGAAGACCTTGCCAAACATGAGGAAAGATTTCAACATGACTCAGATTTAGTGCAAAGATGGAGGGAAGCTTTAACACAAGTCGCCAATTACTCTGGTTGGGATATGCGTCATAA GGCTCAAAATGCAGAGATTGAAAAGATTGCTGAAGAGATAATGAATATATTATTGGGTCACAAATTTTCATATCTTCCAAAAGATTTAATTGGGATAAATTTACCTATTGAGAAAGTAGTAAATCTATTACTTTTAGACTCACTTGATGATGTTCGGGTTGTAGGAATTTGTGGGATGGGTGGAGTAGGGAAGACAACTCTTGCTACTGCTTTATTTGGTCAAATCTCTCATCAATTTGATGCTCGTTGTTATATTGATGATCTAAGCAAAATATATAGACATGATGGTCCAATTGGTGCACAAAAGCAAATCCTACACCAAACTCTTGGTGGGGAACCCTTTCAGATATGCAATCTCTATGACACGGCTAACTTGATACAAAGTAGGCTTCGTCGCCTGCGAGCACTTATAATTCTTGACAATGTTGATAAAGTTGATCAACTCGATAAGTTAGCCGTGAATCGTGAATGGTTAGGTGCAGGGAGTAGAATCATTATAATTTCTAGAGATGAGCATATCTTGAAAGCATATGGAGTGGATGCAGTTTACAAAGTTCCACTCTTGAATGAGACTAACTCCGTTCAATTATTTTGTCGAAAAGCTTTCAAACTTGACAATATTTTGAGTAGTTATGAGGGGTTGGTCAATGGCATACTACATTATGCCAAAGGCTTACCACTAGCAATTAAAATATTGGGTTCATTTTTGTTTGGTCGAGATATATCTGAATGGAAAAGTGCATTGTCTAGATTGAGAGAAAGTCCAAACAAAGATGTCATGGATGTGTTACAATTAAGTTTTGATGGGTTGGAGGAATTGgaaaaagaaatatttcttGATATTGCTTGTTTTTTCAATGGGTGCCAGGAGAGTTATGTcaaaaaagttctaaattgCTGTGGATTTCATGCTGATATTGGTTTAAGAGTTCTAATTGATAAATCACTTCTAAGCATATCTGACGATCAAATTATAATAATGCATAGTTTGTTAGCAGAGTTGGGCAAAAACATTGTCCAAGAAATTTCAACCAAAGAATCAAGAAAGTGGACGAGGGTGTGGCTCCACAAACAACTCCAAAATGTTATGTTAGAGAATGTG GAAAGGAAGGTTGAAgccataattttttatagattttcaACGGAAACAGACAAATTTATCATGGGTGAAACATTGTCAAAAATGAGTCATCTTAGATTGCTCATATTGAGGAACAGAATTATTTTAGGAAACCTCAGCTACCTCTCTAATGAGTTAAGATATGTGGAGTGGGATAGGTATCCTTTCAAGTATTTGCCGCCATGTTTTCATCCCAATCAACTTGTTGAATTGAACTTGAAGTATAGCAGCATCAAACAACTATGGAAAGATAAGAAG TATTTGCCCAATTTGAGAAGGTTGGATCTAACTTACTCAAAAAATCTAAGAAAG ATGCCAGATTTTGGGGATATTCCAAACCTTGAGGAGCTAGATCTTACAGGTTGTATAAAGCTTGTGGAAATAGATCCATCTATCGGGGTTCTAAAAAAGCTTTATTACTTAAGTTTGAAAGATTGCAAAAATCTAGTAAACATACCAAACAACATATTTGGTCTCACCTCTCTTCAATATCTAAATCTTTCGGGGTGTCCCAAAATGAATAAGAATCCAATTCCAAGGCAATCAAGAACTTCCTTCTGGAAACGGACCACAATTGGTTTACGTTCCTTTTACGGTTATCATGAAGGTTTAGCAAGTTCTTTGCTGCCTTCTTTTCTTAGCTTATATTGTTTGAGTGAAGTTGATATCAGTTTCTGTGGTCTAAGCCAACTCCCAAGTGCAATTGGATGTCTACGTCAACTCGTAAGATTAAATATAAGTGGGAACAATTTTGTGATACTACCTAACCTGAAGGAGCTTTCCAACCTTGAATATTTAAACTTACAGCATTGCATGCTTTTGGAATCTTTGCCTCAGCTTCCTTTTCCTACTCTTTTTGATATTACGACAAAACGTAATACCACTTTGAAGCATATGAAAAACTTTTGTGAGAGGAAAGTTGGACTGGTCATTTTCAATTGTCCTAAGTTGGGTGAGAGTGAATATTGTGATAACATTGCATTTTCATGGATGACACAATTCATTTGGGCAAGACAGCAGTCCTCTAGTGCCTTCTTTTATgggagtttaattgatattgttATTCCTAGAAGTGAAATACCAATTTGGTTCAAAAATCAGAGCGAGAGTGGTTCAATAAGAATGGAACTATCTACCATTATGAACAATAATTGCATTGGCATTGCTTGTTGTGTGGTATTTTCTGTTGAACCTTCTGATCGAACTGTCGAAGCTTCTGATAGTAATTCGGGTATAATTTATGAATTTCGTAATAATAGTAATAGATTGTATTGGAATGATGGTATTGGTGTAATTTTAGAAAGAGGTCTTATTCTGGTCAAATCAAATCACATGTACCTATTCTATATTCCTAAGAGATCATTCTTTAATATTATGAAGTCGATTGACCATCCTCACATGAATCTTGATGATATCATTTTCAAAGCTTTCATTTCTGATTATAATGGCAAAGGTCGTGATTCGGAGGTGCAGCATTGTGGGTATCGTTTGGTATATGAACATGATCTACAAGACTTGAACTTAACAATGATGCATCCCGAAAATCTGTCAACTCATAAGGGCAAGTTTTTGGCAATTGAAAATGAGGCACAACCATGA
- the LOC123883794 gene encoding hexokinase-1-like, protein MSKVVAIGTAAVCAAAAALAATAVMGHRIKGSDKWGQSEDIVKVFGEECRTPIENLKKVAEAMVVEMHAGLASEGGSKLKMLISYVDNLPSGDEKGLFYALDLGGTNFRALRIQLGGKEKGVVKVEAEEVSIPPHLMTGSSHELFDFIATCLAKFVSSEPEEFRPLPGRKRELGFTFSFPVRQTSIASGTLIKWSKGFSIEDVVGEDIVGELTKSLEKIGLDMRVAALINDTVGTVAKARFSNQDVIAGVILGTGTNAAYIEHVNAIPKWQGLPPKSGEMVINMEWGNFYCSYLPLTEYDHALDVASLNPGEQIFEKIISGMYLGDIVRRVLLKMAEEAEFFGDTVPPKLRIPFILRTPDMSAMHHDTSSDLNVVGKKLRDILEIDNTSLKMRKIVVELCDIVSVRGARLAAAAIFGILRKLGRDTVKAGEKQKSVIALDGGLFEHYTKFRTCMENTLKELMGKEAAETIGIEHSNDGSGIGAALLAASQSQYVGSEES, encoded by the exons ATGTCAAAGGTAGTAGCTATAGGAACTGCAGCTGTTTGTGCTGCGGCGGCGGCTTTGGCGGCTACAGCGGTGATGGGTCATCGGATTAAAGGTTCTGACAAATGGGGTCAATCTGAAGATATTGTGAAGGTTTTTGGTGAAGAGTGTAGAACCCCAATTGAGAATCTTAAGAAAGTTGCTGAAGCTATGGTTGTTGAAATGCATGCTGGTCTTGCTTCTGAAGGTGGTAGCAAGCTCAAGATGTTGATCTCCTATGTTGATAATCTTCCATCTGG GGATGAGAAAGGACTCTTTTATGCATTGGACCTTGGTGGCACAAACTTCCGTGCCCTTCGTATCCAATTAGGTGGAAAAGAGAAAGGTGTTGTTAAGGTAGAAGCCGAAGAAGTTTCAATTCCTCCTCATTTGATGACCGGTTCTTCACAT GAGTTGTTTGATTTTATAGCGACGTGTCTTGCAAAATTTGTTAGTTCCGAGCCTGAAGAGTTTCGTCCTCTCCCTGGAAGAAAAAGGGAATTGGGTTTTACGTTCTCATTTCCAGTGAGGCAAACATCGATTGCATCTGGGACTCTAATAAAGTGGAGTAAGGGTTTCAGTATTGAGGATGTG GTTGGAGAAGATATAGTCGGTGAACTAACCAAGTCCTTGGAAAAAATTGGTTTGGATATGCGTGTTGCTGCACTA ATTAATGATACCGTTGGAACAGTCGCTAAAGCCAGATTCAGCAATCAGGATGTCATTGCTGGAGTAATTCTTGGTACCGGAACAAACGCGGCATACATAGAGCATGTAAATGCAATTCCAAAATGGCAAGGTCTTCCACCAAAATCAGGAGAGATG GTTATAAACATGGAGTGGGGTAATTTCTATTGTTCCTATCTTCCTCTAACAGAATACGATCACGCTCTAGATGTGGCGAGCTTAAACCCTGGAGAACAA ATTTTTGAAAAGATAATTTCTGGTATGTATTTGGGCGATATTGTAAGGAGAGTACTACTGAAGATGGCTGAAGAAGCTGAATTTTTTGGAGATACTGTTCCTCCCAAGTTGAGAATTCCTTTCATACTTAG GACACCTGACATGTCTGCTATGCATCACGATACATCTTCAGATCTAAATGTGGTTGGAAAGAAATTGAGGGATATATTGGAG ATCGATAACACGTCTCTAAAAATGAGGAAGATTGTTGTGGAACTCTGTGATATTGTTTCTGTTCGAGGGGCCCGTCTTGCTGCTGCTGCTATTTTCGGTATCCTAAGGAAACTGGGAAGAGACACGGTAAAGGCCGGGGAGAAACAAAAATCAGTGATAGCATTGGATGGAGGATTGTTTGAACACTACACAAAATTCCGAACATGCATGGAGAATACACTAAAGGAGTTGATGGGAAAAGAAGCAGCTGAGACAATCGGCATTGAGCATTCCAATGACGGCTCTGGAATCGGAGCAGCCCTCCTTGCAGCTTCTCAGTCGCAGTATGTAGGTTCGGAAGAGTCCTAA